The following proteins are co-located in the Streptomyces asiaticus genome:
- a CDS encoding SDR family oxidoreductase — protein MSGLCDGRVTVVTGAGRGLGRAHALALAAEGAKVVVNDLGVAPDGAGASEGPAQRVVEEIRAAGGEAVAHGGDIATTDGAASLVATALETYGRLDTLVNNAGFLRDRMLVNLGEDEWDAVIRVHLKGHFLPLRHAAAHWRAEAKAGRTPVARVVNTSSGAGLLGSVGQGNYSAAKAGILGLTSVAAAELGRYGVQVNAIAPAARTRMTETTFAGDMAAPEDPAAFDAMAPANVSPLVVWLGSAACAGVTGRVFEAEAGRITVMEGWRPGPTADKGARWTPAEAGEATRKLLAGAEPPGPVYGAT, from the coding sequence ATGAGCGGACTGTGCGACGGGCGCGTCACCGTCGTCACCGGAGCGGGCCGCGGCCTCGGGCGGGCGCATGCGCTCGCCCTCGCCGCCGAGGGCGCGAAGGTCGTCGTCAACGACCTCGGCGTGGCCCCGGACGGCGCCGGGGCGTCGGAGGGCCCGGCCCAGCGGGTCGTCGAGGAGATCCGGGCCGCGGGCGGGGAGGCGGTGGCGCACGGCGGCGACATCGCCACCACCGACGGCGCCGCCTCCCTCGTGGCCACCGCCCTCGAGACCTACGGCCGGCTCGACACCCTCGTCAACAACGCCGGATTCCTGCGCGACCGCATGCTCGTCAACCTCGGCGAGGACGAGTGGGACGCGGTGATCCGCGTCCACCTCAAGGGCCACTTCCTGCCGCTGCGGCACGCCGCCGCCCACTGGCGCGCCGAGGCCAAGGCGGGCCGCACCCCGGTCGCCCGGGTGGTCAACACCAGTTCCGGGGCCGGGCTGCTGGGCAGCGTCGGACAGGGCAACTACTCCGCGGCCAAGGCCGGTATCCTCGGCCTGACCTCGGTGGCCGCCGCCGAACTCGGCCGCTACGGCGTCCAGGTCAACGCCATCGCCCCGGCGGCCCGTACCCGGATGACGGAGACGACGTTCGCCGGTGACATGGCCGCACCGGAAGACCCCGCCGCCTTCGACGCGATGGCCCCCGCGAATGTCTCACCGCTCGTCGTCTGGCTCGGCTCGGCCGCCTGCGCCGGGGTCACGGGCCGGGTCTTCGAGGCCGAGGCCGGGCGGATCACCGTCATGGAGGGCTGGCGGCCGGGCCCCACCGCCGACAAGGGCGCCCGCTGGACACCGGCGGAGGCGGGCGAGGCCACGCGGAAACTCCTCGCCGGGGCCGAACCGCCGGGGCCGGTGTACGGGGCGACCTGA